GATGGTCGAGGTCCGGCGTTGGGACGGGCAGAAACTGGTGCCGGCCGGGGATGTCTACGGGACATACTTCCCGAAGGTGGTCACGTACTATCAAGAGTGGGTCAAGAAGATGCCTGAGGCCGCCTTCCTGTGGTACTACTTGGCCGACGCCCGGGTGAAGGCCGGGGATCCGCAAGGTGCGCTGGAGGCGGTGGATAAGGGCCTGGCCGTGCTTGCGGAATCGGGATACCCGGAGCGCGAGCGCTTCCTGCTCGTCCGGGGGCGGGCGCTGGCCGGCCTGGGACGCCACCGGGACGCCGTTACCGTTTACACCGGTCTCATCGGCCGGTGGGATGGTACGCCGGGCCGCCTGGACCAGGGCGGCCTGGCTCCCGTGCGGCGGATGGCGGCCAAAGCCTACTACGGCCGGGGCGAGGCCTACCTGGCGCTGGGTGATGAGGCCCGGGCGCGCGCCGACTGGGAGCGGGCGCGGGAGCTGGACAAGGACTGGGATAAGCCGGCACGCGCCCTGACGCGCCTGGACCTGGTTGCCTCGGAGCGGCTGATCGGCGACTGGGTGGCACGGAACCTGCCGGGGGGCGGCGGCGACATCGCCGGACGGCTGGCGGCCTGGGCGAAGGCGCAGACCCTGCCCGGCGGCGAAAGGCTGATTGTCCGGGGAGTGACGCCGGAGAACAACTACCCCGGCAAGGGCACCCCTCGGATACTCCTGGTGGACTGGGCGGTATCGAAGGAGCCGACGGCGCCCATGCAGGCGCATGGGGTGTACTGGTCCTGGAACGGCACGCTGCCCTCGCAGGTTGTCTTCTACAGCGTCGACGCCGGCGCGCTCGGGCACGGGCTGGACCAGAGCCGCGCGGTGATGCAGGCGCGGCAGGAGGGGACGAAGGTGGCTGCGTTCTACGACACGGCCTACGGCGGCAGCGGCAGCCCGGTGCCCGTCCTATACCTCTGGAGCCTGCAAAAGGACGGCTGGCGGATCCTCTGGCGTTCCGACGCCGCCTCCGAATGGCGGAGTTTTCACGGTAAGATACGGTTCACCGGTCCCGGTCTGGAGAAGTTCACCCTGGAAAGCGACTCCTGGTACGTGGGTGACGGCAAGGACCAGATCTTCCACGAGGCCAACCCCGGGCCCCACCGGCAGTACCTGGACACCTGGGAACTGAAGGGTGACGGCTATGAGTTGAAGGAGACACGGACCCTTCCTTCGTAAGTTTGGGGTCAAGCACTTAACTTAAAAACTATACTCAAAGGTCTAAACATAAGCCCCGGGGGACACAGGGCGCCCCCGTGGCTTTTCTTTTGGAGCGATGGCACGGTTCTTGCTAAAAAGGTTATGGTGACAACCATAGCCGACGAAGGGGTTTTGACATTGCCGGAGAAACAGTCGACGCAAACCCAAAGAGTTAAGCACAAAAGCAGGGTGGGAACCGTCGGGCGCCTGCGCTGGGCGCCGGCCCTTTTACTCGGGGGGGTTCTCCTCTGGCCCGCGGCCTGGGCGGCGGGGGCGGTCCTTTTCGAGGGGACGCGGACCTGGACGCAGGCCTACGCTCCCGTTGCGGGCAGCGTGGGGTGGTCCTCCCTGGCCGCGGCGCTGCCCATTGTTATCATCTTCGTCT
The sequence above is a segment of the Thermoanaerobacterales bacterium genome. Coding sequences within it:
- a CDS encoding tetratricopeptide repeat protein, with translation MRSGCPKGLKAFLAIALAGSLVLAGCGQVPGAGALITTPRVEGPVQPQPGAAVYTPEELANIVQPFLPEGARLEKPSDMDGDQRLDLPAVQAADLTGDGQPEIIAGYRPGAPTSEDGPQPSAGSVGALVLRADGEKWEKVWQREGFGYVLGRLQAIDITGDGCNELLVGGVIGISAGAGLEILSWDGRGLKTIARTGYHRLDIEDMPGIYGRDGKPELATWSKDTGPAMMVEVRRWDGQKLVPAGDVYGTYFPKVVTYYQEWVKKMPEAAFLWYYLADARVKAGDPQGALEAVDKGLAVLAESGYPERERFLLVRGRALAGLGRHRDAVTVYTGLIGRWDGTPGRLDQGGLAPVRRMAAKAYYGRGEAYLALGDEARARADWERARELDKDWDKPARALTRLDLVASERLIGDWVARNLPGGGGDIAGRLAAWAKAQTLPGGERLIVRGVTPENNYPGKGTPRILLVDWAVSKEPTAPMQAHGVYWSWNGTLPSQVVFYSVDAGALGHGLDQSRAVMQARQEGTKVAAFYDTAYGGSGSPVPVLYLWSLQKDGWRILWRSDAASEWRSFHGKIRFTGPGLEKFTLESDSWYVGDGKDQIFHEANPGPHRQYLDTWELKGDGYELKETRTLPS